From the Gammaproteobacteria bacterium genome, the window TGGGCAGCAGAAGGACCTCGTCGTTCTCCTCGAGTCCCCCTAGCACGACCGAGTACTCGAAGTCGCTCAAGCCCGTGCGAACCCAGGACGGCGCCGGACCGTCGTCGCGCATGACCAGCACCCAGTATTCCGCCCTGAAGTCGTAATCCGGCCCCTGCTGCAGGAAGCGGCGCCCGGGACCGCCGCCCGGTCTCGCGCCGCCGGTCCAGGGCCGTCCCACGCGCCGCGGCTGATTGCGCATCGCGTCGCCCATGGCCCTGCGCATGGCCTGGCGCTGTTCGGGGCTGAGCTGCGGGCGCTGCCCGGTGCGATTCTGCTGGCGGGCGAAATCCCCGGAATCGAATCCAGAGGATGCCGCCGGATCCGCCTGCCCGCCGTCGCCGGTCTCTTCCCGCTCCTTCATGACCGCGTCGTGAAGATTGCTGTAAGGCCAGTTCAGCATGTGCGCCGTCGCCTCGATGTCGTCGATCGTGCGCAGCGCCGCCATCGGCACGGCGGGCGCTTCGAGTTCCTCGGCGATCTTGATCTGAACCTCGGCGTTCATGCCCGGCAGCAGCAGCGAGTCGGGGTTGTCGAGCAGGATCAGGACCGAGAACATCGTGACGTTCTGTTCGACTACGGCCAGCGGCTCGATCTTCTCCACATAACCGGTGAATTCGCGGGCGGGATAGGCCGCCACCCTGACCTGCGCCTGCATTCCGGCATTGATCTTGCCGATGTCGGTCTCGTCCACGCGGGTGCGCACCAGGACCCGGCCCAGATCGGCCATGCGCAACAGCAATGTGCCGCCCCCCACATCCTGGGTGGGCGATGAAATGACCTGTCCGGGCTCGACATTGCGCTCGATGATGGTTCCGTCGATCGGCGCCAGCACGTCGGTGTCGTCCAGCGCGATGTGGGCGTTTTCCACGTCCACGCGGGCGCGAACCAGTTGCGCCTCGGCTTCCGAGAGCGCCAGCGCCGTCTCTTCGAACTCGCTGTCGGTGATGGTGTTGTCGGCCACCAGCCTCTCCGCCCGCTCCATCTGCAACTTGGCGATGGACTGGCGCGACTCGGCGGCTTTCAGCGCCGCCTCGGCCTGGGCCAGGTTGTTGGTGGGGATGCGCTTGTCGATCCGCACCAGCAGGGCCGAACGCTCAACCGGGTCGCCGTTCTCGGCGTTGATTGCGAGTATCTCGCCGGAAGCCTTGGATTTCAGTTCGACGGTGCGCAGCGGTTCGACAGCGCCGGCGGCCTCCACGAACACGCGGATGTCGCGAAGCTCCACGGGCGCCTGGTCGTAGGCCTGCGGTTCGGGCGCCGGTTCCTCGGCGCAGCCGGCCATGACCAGCATCAGTCCGAAAGCCGCGCCGCCGCGCCACAGCGTTCTCGTGGTCCCTCGCCCGTGCTTGATTCCCCCTTTGCGTGGAGACGCATGAACCCGTCCATGGGGCTCGGCGGCGGCTGTCCTGCCGCCGACGCTCCACGTAAAGGGGGAATCACGCACGGGCTTCCGCTCCTGTGCCGGTGTCGGCCGTGATCCTGCCGTCCAACATCTCGATCCTGCGCTGTGCGCGCGCGGCGATGCCGGCGTCGTGGGTAACCACGATCAGCGTGTGGCCGTCACTGTGCAGGGAATCGAACAATGTCAGGACTTCCGCTCCGGTCGCGGAGTCCAGATTACCCGTGGGTTCGTCCGCCAGCAAGATGCTCGGGCGCGTAACCAGCGCGCGCGCAATCGCCACTCGTTGCCGCTGTCCCCCCGAGAGCTGGCTGGGCCGGTGCGCAAGGCGGTCGGCCAGCCCGACCCGTTCCAGGGCCTCGGTCGCCCGCTTCAGGCGTTCGCGGCGGCGCATCCGGGCATAGATCAGGGGCGCCTCCACGTTCTGCACGGCGCTGCAGCGCTCCAGCAGATTGAAGGTCTGAAACACGAAACCCACCTGCCGGTTGCGCACCCTGGCCAGCTCCCGGCCGCTCATGCGCGACACGTGCACGCCGTTCAGCCAATAGTCTCCCGCGGTGGGCGTCTCCAGGCAGCCGAGCAGGTTCATCAGCGTCGATTTTCCCGATCCGGACGGGCCCGTGACGGCCAGGTACTCGTTCGGCCGCACCGCCAGGCTGACATCGCACAGCGCCACCACCGTATCGGTCCCCATCCGGTAGGTCCGCGTCAACTCGCGCGTACGTATCGCCGAAGTACTCATCTACTACCGCACCCTTGCTCCATCGCTACCGTAGCCCTTCATTGCCCCCTTTTCCTCTGGGGGTATTGGAGCCAGGGATGGCGGAGCAAGCTACATGGATGTATTCATGCGTCCCCCGGAGGAAAAGGGGGCAATGAAGGGCGATATCGAAGCGCAATAGCATGCTGTTAGAGCCGCTCGCGCAGCATTTGATTGACGAGCTGCGGGTTGGCCTGACCCTTGGTCGCGCGCATCACCTGGCCGACCAGGAAACCGAACACCCGGGTATTGCCCTCCCGGTACTGTCGGACCTGTTCGTCGTGCCGCGCAATGACCTCTTCGATGACGCCTTCAAGCGCCCCGGCATCGGAAATCTGGCGCAGTCCGCGCTCTTTGATGACGTCGTCGGCGCTCCCTTCGCCAGCCCACATCGCCTGAAACACCTCCTTGCCCAGTTTGCCCGAAAGCGAACCGTCGCGCAGACGGGACAGCAACACTCCCAGATCGCCGGCGCTCACCCGGCTGTCGGCGATGTCCAGGCCATCGCGGTTCAGCGCGGCCGCCAGTTCGCCGCTGGTCCAGCGCGCCGCCAGCAGCATGTCCCCGCAGGCCTTGCCCGCCGTCTCGAAGTAGTCGGCCGTGGCTCGGCTTTCGCACAGCCGCCGGGCGTCTTCGGCGGGCAGACCGTAGTCGGTCTGGAACCGGTCGCGCCGTTGGTGCGGCAGTTCGGGAAGGGTTCCGCGC encodes:
- a CDS encoding efflux RND transporter periplasmic adaptor subunit, producing MRDSPFTWSVGGRTAAAEPHGRVHASPRKGGIKHGRGTTRTLWRGGAAFGLMLVMAGCAEEPAPEPQAYDQAPVELRDIRVFVEAAGAVEPLRTVELKSKASGEILAINAENGDPVERSALLVRIDKRIPTNNLAQAEAALKAAESRQSIAKLQMERAERLVADNTITDSEFEETALALSEAEAQLVRARVDVENAHIALDDTDVLAPIDGTIIERNVEPGQVISSPTQDVGGGTLLLRMADLGRVLVRTRVDETDIGKINAGMQAQVRVAAYPAREFTGYVEKIEPLAVVEQNVTMFSVLILLDNPDSLLLPGMNAEVQIKIAEELEAPAVPMAALRTIDDIEATAHMLNWPYSNLHDAVMKEREETGDGGQADPAASSGFDSGDFARQQNRTGQRPQLSPEQRQAMRRAMGDAMRNQPRRVGRPWTGGARPGGGPGRRFLQQGPDYDFRAEYWVLVMRDDGPAPSWVRTGLSDFEYSVVLGGLEENDEVLLLPSAGLYESQSNLRNWMRRRSGGLPGIG
- a CDS encoding ABC transporter ATP-binding protein; this translates as MSTSAIRTRELTRTYRMGTDTVVALCDVSLAVRPNEYLAVTGPSGSGKSTLMNLLGCLETPTAGDYWLNGVHVSRMSGRELARVRNRQVGFVFQTFNLLERCSAVQNVEAPLIYARMRRRERLKRATEALERVGLADRLAHRPSQLSGGQRQRVAIARALVTRPSILLADEPTGNLDSATGAEVLTLFDSLHSDGHTLIVVTHDAGIAARAQRRIEMLDGRITADTGTGAEARA